In Clostridium sp., one DNA window encodes the following:
- a CDS encoding DUF2953 domain-containing protein, with the protein MFVFLVMISVIAALFIPIPLKIRFTYENKKIYINFFNIDILNKFTSNKKKFRLRSNKSTRNLSYTIKKIKSIIEYLLNSRSKFRIDIKINILYGLDDAADTAILYGMLHSLTPILFVLVSGLFKIEKNQVVITPYFNKNYFKIETTSIIYISVVKIIYIIIFLAVENSGFKSSKSTPSKI; encoded by the coding sequence ATGTTTGTTTTTCTTGTTATGATATCTGTAATTGCAGCGCTGTTTATTCCTATACCCTTGAAAATTCGCTTCACCTATGAAAATAAAAAAATCTATATAAATTTTTTTAACATAGACATACTAAATAAATTTACTTCAAACAAGAAAAAATTCAGGTTGAGATCAAATAAATCAACCAGGAATTTATCCTATACTATAAAAAAAATCAAATCGATTATTGAATATCTTCTAAATTCAAGGTCAAAATTTAGAATTGACATAAAGATAAATATTTTATATGGCCTTGATGATGCGGCTGATACGGCCATCTTATATGGGATGCTGCATTCGTTAACACCAATTTTGTTTGTTCTTGTTTCCGGATTATTCAAAATAGAAAAGAATCAGGTTGTTATAACTCCATATTTCAATAAAAATTACTTTAAAATAGAAACCACTAGTATAATTTACATAAGTGTTGTAAAAATTATATATATAATTATATTTCTAGCTGTAGAAAATTCAGGATTTAAAAGTTCAAAATCTACACCTAGTAAAATATAG
- a CDS encoding D-alanyl-D-alanine carboxypeptidase family protein, with amino-acid sequence MSKNLKKYFRLILISLIIVDICNISAFAQSKDYADSLNVDARCAVAIDSESKIVLFEKNAYELVPMASTTKMMTSLVALKYGDLDREIEISKRASGIRGSTVGYRQGEKIKLKELICGLMTRSGNDAAIAIAEGISGNVEEFVKLMNEYASEIGVLNTHFQSPHGLDKDEHYSTAYDLAVIASKAKENKVFNDIVSSKDIDNTENGFTRSYHNINKILWEIPGANGVKTGYTGKAGKCLVTSVNIKGNDVIIVVLNCPGRWKETKKIDEYVNHKYEFKKLFSKGDTAVELNIKGKKLKLEYSEDIIVPVDSSSKYTFKIVKPQKIVSTIQKGSSVGKICIYKGGKKIYSSPLKTSNTIKVRKILKFPF; translated from the coding sequence ATGAGTAAAAACTTAAAAAAGTATTTCAGATTGATATTGATATCTCTTATAATAGTTGATATTTGCAATATTAGTGCATTTGCACAAAGTAAAGACTATGCAGACAGCCTGAACGTGGATGCAAGGTGTGCAGTTGCAATAGACTCCGAATCAAAAATAGTCCTGTTTGAAAAAAATGCCTACGAACTTGTGCCTATGGCAAGTACTACAAAGATGATGACTTCATTGGTTGCACTGAAATATGGCGATTTAGATAGAGAAATAGAAATATCAAAGAGAGCTTCAGGTATAAGAGGATCCACTGTAGGATACCGGCAGGGTGAAAAAATAAAATTAAAAGAGTTGATATGTGGGCTTATGACTCGTTCCGGTAATGATGCAGCCATAGCTATTGCAGAGGGGATAAGTGGAAATGTAGAGGAATTTGTAAAACTCATGAATGAATATGCCAGTGAAATAGGGGTTTTAAACACACATTTTCAATCTCCTCACGGACTTGACAAGGATGAGCACTACTCTACTGCATATGATTTGGCTGTTATTGCGAGCAAGGCAAAGGAAAATAAGGTGTTCAATGATATTGTAAGTTCTAAAGATATAGATAATACAGAAAATGGATTTACACGGAGCTATCACAATATAAACAAGATCTTATGGGAAATCCCCGGGGCAAATGGTGTAAAGACAGGATATACGGGGAAAGCAGGTAAATGCCTTGTTACATCCGTCAATATAAAGGGTAATGATGTTATAATAGTAGTTCTGAATTGTCCTGGAAGATGGAAAGAAACTAAAAAAATAGATGAGTATGTAAATCATAAATATGAATTCAAAAAGTTATTTTCCAAAGGCGATACGGCTGTGGAGTTAAATATTAAAGGAAAGAAGCTGAAGCTTGAATATTCAGAGGATATAATAGTACCTGTTGATTCAAGCAGTAAATATACTTTTAAGATTGTAAAACCACAAAAGATAGTTTCAACTATACAAAAAGGAAGTAGCGTAGGCAAAATATGTATATATAAGGGCGGTAAAAAAATTTACAGCAGTCCATTGAAAACCTCAAATACAATCAAGGTGAGAAAAATTTTAAAATTTCCATTTTAA
- a CDS encoding MaoC family dehydratase: MEGLTIDKINIGDKVSVEKTISETDVYLFAGITGDLNPAHVNQVRSENTLFKGRIAHGILVSGLISACLGMHLPGPGTIYMGQQLRFTAPVHIGDTIKAEVEVIDINISKNRIKLKTTCTNQLDKTVIEGEALVMPPVNK, from the coding sequence ATGGAGGGTCTGACTATTGATAAAATAAACATAGGAGACAAGGTATCTGTAGAGAAGACTATATCTGAAACTGATGTATACCTTTTTGCCGGGATAACTGGAGATTTAAATCCTGCACATGTAAATCAGGTGAGATCGGAAAATACATTGTTCAAAGGTAGAATTGCACATGGGATATTGGTTTCAGGACTTATTTCTGCATGTCTTGGAATGCATTTGCCGGGGCCCGGAACCATTTATATGGGACAGCAGCTTAGATTTACTGCACCGGTTCATATTGGTGATACAATAAAGGCGGAAGTTGAAGTTATAGATATAAATATTTCTAAAAATAGGATTAAATTAAAAACAACTTGTACAAATCAGCTTGATAAAACTGTTATAGAAGGAGAGGCGCTTGTTATGCCGCCTGTTAATAAGTAA
- a CDS encoding sigma 54-interacting transcriptional regulator: protein MFLKECFKAISENVNEGLIVVDKGGRLITANTRAEELLSIDSKKSIGKHIETIIPETKLNRVLKTGKNELNKKFFTNDREFMISRIAIVIEEKVCGAVAIFQDITDHKKIQKKLADNEIYINVINTIINTLNECIVLVDENGIITMMSEAYKEFLGCTSDPEGKNVSDVIENTKLHEVVKSGNVKIGDIQKINGNRMIAARVPIKEDGKIVGAVGKVIFKDIGDFYTLSKKLNSLEKEIETYKNELGKERKARYSIENIIGNSPKIREVKSFALKVAKTDSNVLITGESGTGKELFAHGIHNASGRYLGPFVEINCAAIPSELFESELFGYEEGAFTGAKKGGKKGKFELANGGTIFLDEIGDMPMHMQVKLLRVIQNREIERVGGNKIEEINVRIIAATNKNLEDSVREGKFREDLYYRLNVMRIVLPPLRERKEDIPVLANNLRIKIANKLGIYVEGISREAIKCLIKYDFPGNVRELENIIERAIDLLDSDIIIKTEHLPERLTNKKIKKYIKYNNCSKHLKSIVSEVEKEVILECLNKTNWNKNRTANMLGISRVGLYKKIEEYHLKN, encoded by the coding sequence ATGTTTTTAAAAGAATGTTTTAAAGCGATAAGTGAAAATGTCAATGAGGGTTTGATAGTAGTAGATAAAGGAGGAAGGCTGATTACAGCTAATACTAGGGCGGAAGAATTGCTATCCATTGATTCTAAAAAAAGTATTGGAAAGCATATAGAAACTATTATTCCAGAAACCAAGTTAAACAGGGTGTTAAAAACCGGGAAAAATGAACTCAACAAAAAATTTTTCACCAATGACAGGGAGTTTATGATCAGCAGAATTGCTATAGTTATTGAAGAAAAAGTATGTGGAGCAGTGGCAATTTTTCAGGATATAACTGACCATAAGAAAATTCAGAAGAAGTTGGCAGATAATGAAATATATATAAATGTAATAAATACTATAATAAATACGCTTAACGAATGTATAGTTTTAGTAGATGAGAATGGTATTATAACTATGATGAGCGAGGCATACAAAGAGTTTCTTGGTTGCACTTCCGATCCTGAAGGAAAAAATGTAAGCGATGTAATAGAAAACACCAAGCTGCATGAGGTTGTAAAAAGTGGAAATGTAAAGATAGGAGATATTCAAAAAATAAATGGCAATAGGATGATTGCAGCACGTGTTCCAATTAAGGAGGATGGAAAGATTGTGGGAGCTGTAGGTAAAGTGATATTCAAGGATATTGGGGATTTTTATACTTTGAGCAAAAAATTGAATAGTCTAGAAAAAGAAATTGAAACATACAAAAATGAACTTGGAAAAGAGAGAAAAGCAAGATATTCAATTGAAAATATTATAGGTAATTCTCCTAAAATACGTGAAGTAAAATCGTTTGCATTAAAAGTAGCGAAAACTGATTCAAATGTACTTATAACAGGTGAAAGTGGTACTGGCAAGGAGCTCTTTGCCCATGGAATTCATAATGCCAGTGGAAGGTATCTAGGGCCTTTTGTAGAGATAAATTGTGCAGCTATTCCATCTGAATTGTTTGAATCTGAATTGTTTGGATATGAGGAAGGAGCTTTTACTGGAGCTAAGAAAGGAGGTAAAAAGGGAAAATTCGAATTGGCCAATGGAGGAACAATATTTTTGGATGAAATAGGTGATATGCCAATGCATATGCAGGTTAAACTTCTTAGAGTAATTCAGAATAGGGAAATTGAGAGGGTAGGAGGCAATAAAATAGAAGAAATAAATGTAAGAATTATTGCAGCTACAAATAAGAATCTTGAAGACAGCGTAAGAGAAGGAAAATTCAGAGAAGATCTTTATTATAGGCTTAATGTCATGAGAATAGTACTGCCTCCTTTGAGAGAAAGAAAAGAAGATATACCTGTTCTGGCCAACAATTTGAGGATTAAAATAGCAAATAAATTAGGAATATATGTAGAGGGAATATCAAGAGAGGCTATTAAATGTCTTATAAAATATGATTTCCCAGGTAATGTAAGAGAGCTTGAAAATATTATTGAAAGAGCTATTGATCTTCTTGATTCAGATATTATTATAAAAACGGAACACCTTCCGGAGAGACTTACCAATAAAAAAATAAAAAAGTATATAAAATATAATAATTGCAGCAAGCATTTAAAGAGCATAGTATCAGAAGTGGAGAAGGAGGTCATTTTAGAATGCCTAAACAAAACCAACTGGAATAAAAATAGAACAGCCAATATGCTTGGAATAAGCAGGGTTGGATTATATAAAAAGATAGAGGAATACCATCTGAAAAATTGA
- a CDS encoding acyl CoA:acetate/3-ketoacid CoA transferase — protein MKSKVMSRDRAIGLIKDNYTVAVGGFVGCAFPEYIISGIEDRYLKDHSPHNLTLMNAAGQGDSGSRGLNHLGHEGLVKRVVAGHWALEPKIQKLAIDNKIEAYNIPQGVISQLYRDIAAKRPGTITHVGLQTFIDPRIEGGKLNEVTKEDIVKIIKIDGREYLFYKAIPIDVAILKATYADAFGNATLEKEAAVLDATAMAQAAKNSGGIVIVQVDSVVAEGSLDPMKVKIPGIYVDAVVVADPKNRMQTFEEYYNPSYSGEVRFLSDSLPSIPLNERKVIARRAAMELVPNSITNLGIGIPEGIAAVANEEGIADEMTLTIESGGVGGVPAGGQSFGASTNPHSILDQASQFDFYDGGGLDVAFLGLAQCDKSGNINVSKFGPKIAGCGGFINITQNSKKVVFCGTFKAGGLKVKVGDGRLDIEKEGKFNKFLDAVEQITFSGKYARTMGQQALYITERAVFRLGKEGLVLEEIAPGIDLKNDVLAHMNFKPVISKKLKTMDERIFKEGLVGIEIGKSSGEFPGKVTTA, from the coding sequence ATGAAGTCAAAAGTAATGTCTAGGGACAGGGCTATTGGGTTGATAAAAGATAATTATACTGTTGCAGTAGGAGGCTTCGTAGGGTGTGCATTTCCAGAATATATTATATCAGGAATAGAGGATAGATATTTAAAAGATCATTCACCACACAATTTAACCTTGATGAATGCTGCAGGACAGGGAGATAGTGGCAGCAGAGGTTTGAATCATCTTGGACATGAAGGGCTGGTGAAGAGGGTAGTAGCTGGGCATTGGGCATTGGAGCCCAAAATCCAAAAATTGGCCATTGATAATAAAATAGAAGCCTACAATATACCTCAGGGAGTAATATCACAACTATATAGGGACATTGCTGCAAAAAGGCCGGGAACAATAACTCATGTCGGTCTGCAGACTTTTATAGATCCTAGAATTGAAGGCGGCAAACTCAATGAAGTTACTAAAGAAGATATAGTGAAAATTATAAAAATAGATGGAAGAGAATACTTGTTCTATAAAGCTATACCGATAGATGTCGCAATTTTAAAAGCAACCTATGCGGATGCATTTGGGAATGCAACTTTGGAAAAGGAAGCTGCTGTATTGGATGCAACCGCTATGGCACAAGCAGCTAAAAACTCTGGTGGAATAGTAATTGTTCAGGTCGATAGTGTTGTAGCCGAAGGTTCTCTTGATCCTATGAAAGTCAAAATTCCCGGAATATATGTAGATGCAGTGGTTGTAGCTGATCCTAAAAATCGTATGCAGACATTTGAAGAATATTATAATCCTTCCTATTCAGGTGAAGTTAGGTTTTTATCTGATTCATTGCCGTCCATACCTTTAAATGAAAGAAAAGTTATAGCAAGGAGAGCAGCTATGGAGCTAGTTCCTAATTCAATAACCAATCTTGGAATTGGTATACCTGAAGGTATAGCTGCAGTTGCCAATGAGGAGGGAATTGCAGATGAAATGACTTTGACTATAGAGTCCGGTGGAGTGGGGGGAGTGCCGGCAGGAGGACAAAGCTTTGGGGCATCGACCAATCCCCACAGCATACTTGATCAGGCAAGCCAGTTTGATTTTTATGATGGAGGTGGGCTTGATGTAGCGTTTCTAGGACTGGCACAGTGTGATAAAAGTGGAAATATAAATGTAAGCAAGTTCGGACCAAAGATAGCAGGGTGTGGAGGATTTATAAACATTACGCAAAATTCAAAAAAAGTTGTGTTCTGCGGAACTTTTAAGGCGGGAGGATTGAAAGTAAAAGTAGGAGATGGAAGACTTGATATAGAAAAAGAGGGAAAATTCAATAAATTTCTTGATGCTGTAGAACAGATAACATTCAGTGGAAAATATGCAAGGACTATGGGACAGCAGGCCCTGTATATAACTGAGAGAGCAGTGTTTAGACTGGGCAAGGAAGGACTGGTTCTGGAAGAAATTGCACCGGGAATAGACTTGAAAAATGATGTATTGGCTCATATGAATTTTAAACCGGTAATATCTAAAAAATTAAAAACAATGGATGAAAGAATATTTAAAGAAGGGCTTGTAGGAATAGAAATAGGAAAATCCTCCGGAGAATTTCCCGGGAAAGTGACAACTGCGTGA
- a CDS encoding acyl-CoA dehydrogenase, which translates to MDFTLTREQELVKQMVREFTENEVKPLAAEIDETERFPRETVEKMARYGMMGIPFPEEYGGAGGDTLSYIIAVEELSKACASTGVILSAHTSLCASLLEQFGTEEQKQKYLVPLAKGEKIGAFGLTEPNAGTDASGQQSLAVLEGDHYILNGQKIFITNGGAADIFVVFAMTDRSKGNHGISAFILEKGMPGFSIGKLENKMGIRASSTTELIFEDCIVPKENLVGREGKGFGIAMKTLDGGRIGIAAQALGIAEGALEEAVEYMKERKQFGRSLSKFQGLAWTVADLDTEIQAAKYLVYKAALSKDAHVSYTVDAARAKLMAANVAMETTAKVVQLFGGYGYTKDYPVERMMRDAKITEIYEGTSEVQKMVISGNIFK; encoded by the coding sequence ATGGATTTTACATTGACTAGGGAACAGGAACTTGTAAAACAAATGGTAAGAGAATTTACAGAAAATGAAGTCAAACCCCTGGCTGCCGAAATAGACGAGACAGAAAGGTTTCCAAGAGAAACAGTAGAAAAGATGGCCAGATACGGCATGATGGGGATACCTTTCCCGGAGGAATATGGCGGGGCAGGTGGAGACACCCTGTCTTATATAATAGCTGTGGAAGAACTTTCCAAGGCCTGCGCCTCAACGGGAGTCATACTCTCGGCACACACATCGCTCTGTGCATCGCTTCTCGAACAGTTCGGCACGGAAGAACAAAAACAGAAATATCTGGTTCCCCTTGCAAAGGGAGAAAAGATAGGTGCATTTGGACTTACAGAACCCAATGCAGGTACGGATGCATCCGGACAGCAGAGCCTGGCTGTACTTGAAGGAGACCATTATATACTGAACGGTCAGAAAATATTCATAACAAACGGTGGAGCTGCAGACATATTCGTGGTATTTGCAATGACTGACAGGAGCAAGGGAAATCATGGCATATCAGCATTCATACTTGAAAAGGGAATGCCGGGTTTTTCAATAGGAAAACTTGAAAACAAAATGGGAATAAGAGCATCATCAACTACGGAGCTGATATTCGAGGACTGTATAGTTCCAAAGGAGAATCTTGTAGGAAGAGAAGGAAAAGGTTTTGGAATAGCAATGAAGACTCTTGATGGAGGAAGAATTGGTATAGCAGCACAGGCACTTGGAATAGCAGAAGGCGCCCTGGAGGAAGCAGTTGAATACATGAAAGAAAGAAAACAGTTTGGAAGATCACTTAGCAAGTTCCAGGGGCTGGCATGGACTGTTGCCGATCTGGATACTGAAATACAGGCTGCAAAATACCTTGTGTACAAGGCAGCATTGAGCAAGGATGCACATGTATCCTATACAGTAGATGCAGCAAGAGCCAAGCTTATGGCAGCAAATGTTGCCATGGAGACTACAGCAAAGGTTGTACAGCTCTTTGGAGGATATGGATATACAAAGGACTATCCAGTAGAGAGAATGATGAGAGATGCAAAGATAACTGAAATATATGAAGGAACCTCGGAAGTACAGAAAATGGTCATTTCAGGAAATATATTTAAATAG
- a CDS encoding electron transfer flavoprotein subunit beta/FixA family protein has product MNIVVCLKQVPDTNEVKIDPKTGTLIREGVPSIINPDDKNALEESIAIKEKTGGKVTVISMGPPQAESALREALAMGADEAILISDRAFAGADTCATAYALSGALRKLDYDIIFAGRQAIDGDTAQVGPEIAEFLGIPQITYVEKVDVDGSTVTVRKAWEDGYETVKVNTPVLLTAIKELNNPRYMHMKNIFKIFNKEVKVWSAADLEVDRERLGLKGSPTKVKRSATKEARGAGEIVNKPVKEAAAYAISKLREKHVI; this is encoded by the coding sequence ATGAATATTGTTGTTTGTTTAAAACAGGTACCGGACACAAATGAAGTCAAAATAGATCCAAAGACAGGAACGCTTATAAGAGAAGGTGTTCCTTCGATAATAAATCCAGATGACAAGAATGCACTTGAGGAATCAATTGCAATTAAAGAAAAAACAGGTGGAAAGGTTACAGTAATAAGCATGGGACCACCCCAGGCAGAGTCGGCACTGAGGGAAGCACTTGCAATGGGTGCAGACGAGGCAATACTCATATCTGACAGGGCTTTTGCAGGAGCAGATACCTGCGCCACAGCATATGCACTTTCAGGAGCACTCAGGAAACTGGACTACGATATAATTTTTGCAGGAAGACAGGCAATAGACGGAGATACCGCACAGGTTGGACCTGAAATAGCAGAATTTCTGGGAATACCGCAGATAACTTATGTAGAAAAGGTCGATGTGGATGGAAGTACGGTTACAGTTAGAAAAGCATGGGAAGACGGGTATGAAACAGTGAAAGTCAATACGCCGGTACTGCTTACTGCTATAAAAGAATTGAACAATCCAAGATATATGCATATGAAGAATATATTTAAAATCTTCAACAAGGAAGTAAAAGTGTGGAGCGCTGCCGATCTTGAAGTTGACAGGGAGCGTCTTGGACTTAAAGGTTCTCCTACGAAGGTAAAGAGATCAGCTACAAAAGAAGCAAGAGGGGCAGGAGAGATTGTCAACAAGCCGGTAAAAGAAGCAGCAGCATATGCAATTTCAAAATTAAGAGAAAAGCATGTTATTTAA
- a CDS encoding electron transfer flavoprotein subunit alpha/FixB family protein produces the protein MNIADYKGVWVFAEQRDGELQKVALELLGKGRELADKLKVDLTAVLLGSDIDDAAEELTAYGADKVLYADSPLLKHYTTDGYTKVIADLVEEKKPEIVLIGASFIGRDLGPRLAAKLVTGLTADCTGLDIDAETNNLMMTRPAFGGNLMATIVCGDHRPQMSTVRPGVFDKLEKADVKADRIEKVSADVSEDDIRIKVQEVVKLAKDVVDIGEAKVIVSGGRGLGSKEGFEVLKELADVLEGTVGGSRAAIDNGWIDKAYQVGQTGKTVRPALYIAVGISGAIQHLAGMQDSGYIVAVNKDENAAIMKVADLAIVGDYTKVIPELVTQIKVLNE, from the coding sequence ATGAATATAGCAGACTACAAAGGTGTATGGGTATTTGCTGAACAGAGAGACGGTGAACTTCAAAAAGTAGCTCTGGAATTATTGGGAAAAGGAAGAGAACTTGCAGATAAATTAAAGGTTGATCTGACTGCAGTACTTCTCGGAAGCGATATAGATGATGCCGCAGAAGAATTGACTGCGTATGGAGCAGACAAGGTGCTGTATGCAGACAGTCCGCTATTGAAACACTATACTACGGACGGATATACAAAGGTAATTGCAGACCTTGTAGAAGAGAAAAAACCGGAAATAGTACTTATAGGTGCAAGCTTCATTGGAAGAGATCTGGGACCAAGACTGGCAGCCAAACTCGTTACGGGACTTACAGCCGATTGTACCGGACTCGACATAGATGCGGAGACGAACAATCTCATGATGACAAGACCGGCTTTTGGTGGGAATCTTATGGCAACAATAGTTTGCGGGGACCACAGACCGCAGATGTCAACAGTAAGGCCGGGGGTTTTCGATAAACTTGAGAAAGCCGATGTGAAGGCTGACAGGATAGAAAAGGTGAGCGCAGATGTTTCAGAGGACGACATAAGGATAAAGGTACAGGAAGTAGTGAAACTTGCGAAGGATGTAGTGGACATTGGAGAAGCAAAGGTAATTGTATCCGGAGGAAGAGGGCTTGGAAGCAAGGAAGGCTTTGAAGTTCTGAAGGAACTGGCAGATGTGCTTGAGGGAACTGTAGGTGGTTCCAGAGCTGCTATTGACAATGGCTGGATAGACAAGGCATATCAAGTTGGACAAACCGGGAAGACGGTAAGGCCGGCACTCTATATAGCAGTTGGAATATCAGGAGCAATACAGCACCTGGCAGGCATGCAGGACAGTGGATATATTGTGGCTGTAAACAAGGATGAAAATGCTGCAATAATGAAGGTGGCTGACCTTGCCATTGTAGGAGACTATACCAAGGTCATACCTGAACTTGTAACTCAGATTAAAGTTTTGAATGAGTAA
- a CDS encoding GntP family permease, whose amino-acid sequence MGVIGIILALGLLIFMAYKGFSVIFFAPIFALLAALFSGMALLPTYTEIFLPNLGSYVKTYFPFFLLGAVFGKAMEQSGAAKSIAKTIVEKLGKDKAIFSVVLSAAILTYGGVSLFVVAFAVYPFAASIFKEADIPKRLVPATIALGAFSFTMDSLPGTPQIQNTIPMKFFNTDLYAAPIFGTLGSSVLLIGGIFYLEWRKRCAQAAGEGYGTNHINEPVTGDEKNIPSMWKALIPLVMVLVITLILQKIVFPNWDIISWVTQKPYSIPEDGLVGSMNNWALIIALIIGTIIAFCINPSSMKNNIAATINAGAIGSLLAVMNTASEVGFGNVIKTLPGFRVIANALININPNGSPLLSEAVSVNVLAGVTGSASGGMSIALDMFAKKYLQWAAETGISPELLHRVASMASGGMDTLPHNGAVITLLGIAGLTHKQSYKDIFAVTLFKAGTCFLMIFLQGIFHFV is encoded by the coding sequence ATGGGAGTCATAGGGATTATACTGGCTTTAGGATTATTGATATTTATGGCTTATAAAGGATTTTCAGTTATATTCTTTGCACCAATCTTTGCACTGCTTGCTGCATTATTTTCAGGAATGGCACTTTTACCAACTTACACAGAAATATTTTTGCCTAATCTAGGCAGCTATGTAAAGACATATTTTCCATTTTTTCTGCTGGGGGCCGTATTTGGCAAGGCGATGGAGCAATCTGGTGCGGCCAAATCCATTGCCAAAACTATAGTGGAAAAACTTGGAAAAGACAAGGCTATATTTTCTGTAGTGCTGTCAGCTGCAATATTAACTTATGGAGGAGTAAGTCTATTTGTAGTAGCTTTTGCAGTATACCCTTTTGCAGCTTCTATTTTTAAGGAGGCAGATATTCCAAAGAGACTTGTTCCAGCAACTATTGCTTTAGGCGCGTTTTCATTTACTATGGATTCACTTCCTGGTACACCGCAAATTCAGAATACCATACCTATGAAGTTCTTTAATACTGATCTATATGCAGCGCCGATATTTGGAACACTTGGCTCATCAGTACTGCTTATAGGTGGGATATTCTATTTGGAATGGCGCAAGCGATGTGCTCAAGCTGCTGGAGAAGGATATGGAACAAATCATATTAATGAACCTGTAACTGGTGATGAAAAAAATATACCTTCCATGTGGAAAGCACTTATTCCATTGGTGATGGTATTGGTGATAACCTTGATTTTGCAAAAAATAGTTTTCCCAAATTGGGATATAATTTCATGGGTTACTCAAAAACCTTATTCTATTCCTGAAGATGGATTGGTTGGTTCAATGAATAACTGGGCGCTTATAATTGCACTTATAATTGGAACTATCATTGCATTTTGCATTAATCCTTCAAGTATGAAAAACAATATAGCAGCGACAATAAATGCCGGGGCGATAGGTTCACTCCTGGCTGTTATGAATACTGCATCAGAAGTAGGTTTTGGTAATGTTATAAAAACATTACCGGGATTCAGAGTTATAGCTAATGCGTTGATAAATATAAACCCAAATGGAAGCCCGCTTTTATCAGAGGCAGTTAGCGTAAACGTTCTTGCGGGAGTTACGGGTTCGGCCTCAGGCGGTATGAGTATTGCGCTTGATATGTTTGCCAAAAAGTATTTACAATGGGCTGCAGAAACTGGTATATCACCTGAACTGCTTCACAGAGTGGCTTCTATGGCTTCCGGTGGTATGGACACATTACCTCATAATGGTGCAGTTATTACGCTTCTTGGAATTGCAGGCCTGACACATAAACAATCCTATAAGGATATATTTGCTGTAACGTTGTTTAAAGCAGGAACATGTTTCTTGATGATATTTTTACAGGGCATTTTCCATTTTGTATAG
- a CDS encoding SoxR reducing system RseC family protein — MKNESSGVVIEVKDGIAKVRTSNHSDCENCGACPGSAASVVNARNPVGAKPGQHVTFEIEETNMLKAAFVVYILPLIGIFIGALIGTLIYGRVGGSLKAFQIGGAVVLFALSLLYVKIFDKSAGKNDSIKPVIKSIL; from the coding sequence ATGAAAAATGAATCTTCAGGAGTTGTGATTGAAGTAAAAGATGGAATTGCTAAAGTTAGGACTAGCAATCACAGTGACTGTGAAAACTGTGGTGCATGTCCTGGCTCGGCTGCTTCTGTAGTCAATGCAAGAAATCCTGTTGGGGCTAAACCTGGACAACATGTTACATTTGAAATAGAAGAAACAAATATGCTAAAAGCAGCTTTTGTTGTGTATATACTACCCCTTATTGGTATCTTTATCGGTGCTCTTATTGGAACATTGATATATGGGAGAGTTGGTGGTTCACTAAAGGCCTTTCAAATAGGTGGTGCAGTTGTACTATTTGCTTTATCGCTTTTATATGTAAAAATTTTTGATAAATCTGCAGGTAAAAACGATTCTATAAAACCAGTTATTAAAAGCATACTTTAA